In Methanosarcinales archaeon, one genomic interval encodes:
- a CDS encoding DUF2080 family transposase-associated protein, with translation MRKVQVGDKDFVLQEQVELIYEKTITPFGNSAKIDAPKKYRGWRAYVIIVKD, from the coding sequence ATGAGAAAAGTCCAGGTTGGAGATAAAGACTTTGTCTTGCAAGAACAGGTTGAATTAATTTATGAAAAAACGATTACACCTTTTGGTAATTCTGCAAAAATAGACGCTCCTAAGAAATACAGGGGTTGGAGAGCATATGTCATCATTGTAAAGGACTAA